In one window of Candidatus Edwardsbacteria bacterium DNA:
- a CDS encoding sigma-54 dependent transcriptional regulator, translating to MNKLPDIRVLVIDDEEPIREILSQIISNAGYQIQVVPDGNSGLKAMAEGDYDVVLLDMHLPDISGLELIPHLRELSLETSLLMITGHATVESAVKAIKAGAYDYLEKPLHAENVLLAIRQGAERKKLLDQNRYLQQTLDQRYGFDNIIAKSKKMMDIFEMIRKIADTSTTVLIQGESGTGKELVAKAIHFNSSRKGGRFVPLNCGGIPETLLESELFGHAKGAFTGAASSKQGLFQVADKGTIFLDEVATMPLSTQVKLLRVLQEGVFYPVGATSPVEVDVRVLAAANQDLDQEVKKGVFRQDLFYRLNVIQINLPSLRERPEDILLLAHHFLKKHCADQSREIKQFSPEAAEYLTRHNWPGNVRELENAVEHAVALCPGNIIKIGDMPRHNQAVELDQVILPLDRTMKEARDIFEKQYVEGLLRITGGNVTKAAAMAGMARQNMQLKLRDYGISSKTFSLKNGD from the coding sequence ATGAACAAACTGCCGGATATCCGGGTGCTGGTGATAGACGATGAGGAGCCCATCCGGGAGATCCTCAGCCAGATAATCTCCAATGCCGGGTATCAGATCCAGGTGGTGCCGGACGGCAATTCGGGACTGAAAGCCATGGCCGAAGGCGATTACGATGTAGTATTGCTGGATATGCATCTGCCGGATATCTCCGGCCTGGAGCTGATCCCCCATCTCCGGGAATTGTCGCTGGAGACTTCCCTGCTCATGATCACCGGGCATGCCACGGTGGAGAGCGCGGTCAAGGCCATCAAGGCCGGGGCCTACGACTACTTGGAGAAACCCCTGCATGCCGAGAATGTGCTGCTGGCCATCAGGCAGGGGGCGGAGAGGAAAAAATTGCTGGACCAGAACCGTTACCTGCAGCAGACCCTGGACCAGCGCTACGGATTCGATAATATCATCGCCAAGAGCAAAAAAATGATGGACATCTTCGAGATGATCCGCAAGATCGCCGACACCAGCACCACGGTGCTGATCCAGGGCGAGTCCGGCACCGGAAAGGAGCTGGTGGCCAAGGCCATCCACTTCAACAGCAGCCGGAAGGGCGGCCGCTTTGTGCCCCTGAACTGCGGGGGCATTCCGGAGACCCTGCTGGAGTCGGAGCTTTTCGGCCATGCCAAGGGGGCCTTCACCGGAGCGGCCTCCTCCAAACAGGGGCTTTTCCAGGTGGCCGACAAGGGAACCATATTCCTGGACGAGGTGGCCACCATGCCGCTCAGCACCCAGGTCAAACTTTTAAGGGTCCTGCAGGAGGGGGTGTTCTATCCGGTGGGGGCCACCTCCCCGGTGGAGGTTGACGTCAGGGTGCTGGCCGCCGCCAATCAGGACCTGGACCAGGAGGTCAAGAAGGGCGTTTTTCGGCAGGATCTTTTCTACCGCCTGAACGTCATTCAGATAAACCTGCCGTCCCTGAGGGAAAGGCCCGAGGACATCCTGTTGCTAGCGCACCATTTTTTGAAAAAACACTGCGCCGATCAATCCAGGGAGATCAAGCAGTTCAGTCCCGAGGCCGCCGAATATCTGACCCGCCACAACTGGCCGGGCAATGTCCGGGAGCTGGAGAATGCCGTTGAACACGCCGTGGCGCTATGCCCCGGGAATATAATCAAGATCGGGGATATGCCGCGGCATAACCAGGCGGTGGAGCTGGATCAGGTGATATTGCCGCTGGACCGGACCATGAAGGAGGCCCGGGACATCTTCGAAAAACAATACGTCGAGGGGCTGCTCAGGATCACCGGGGGGAATGTCACCAAGGCCGCGGCCATGGCCGGCATGGCCCGCCAGAATATGCAGCTTAAGCTGAGGGATTACGGCATCAGCTCAAAAACATTCTCATTGAAAAACGGAGATTGA
- a CDS encoding response regulator: protein MSDDKLKILVVDDEEQLRDFLTAGLLSLGCQVKSTGGGAQGLEMIRQGLLKEPWDILVTDLNLADQDGVWLLKESKKLDPELVVLIITGYGSVESAVEALQLGAADYIQKPFKLETLKLKLDRSWQARQLGRENRLLKRDLALYQIYDLFMGSPDREKLLNIALQSLNHIIGNAGIKIKLNDGTQKSNPEWKDDYELYALQASLESKGTKHGMIYLKPMEGELTPDQRTGLALLAKNVSLALQNLELMNSLKERMEQLEAQRADLLDSYKYAVLGEISSSLVHEMKNPLSAITLGVEYLGMCIASDDKLQKALASISKSVERLNMILENLSLYSRGSSDTKSTALLSDIVKKAAGLVNYYLAGKKVKLEVNNGEYEKPVMVNQGQIQQALVGLMVFQSKKLDKGGDLKIAVKHQDDEMAITMHSPSLVIDQAELAGLMETAQMSWEPGRDLSLNLARKLLEENNCRLQVKSSPDRGTEFEMNFTQRH, encoded by the coding sequence ATGTCCGACGATAAATTAAAAATCCTGGTAGTGGATGACGAGGAGCAACTGAGGGATTTTTTAACCGCTGGCCTGCTGTCTTTGGGCTGCCAGGTAAAATCAACCGGCGGCGGCGCCCAGGGTTTGGAGATGATCCGGCAGGGCTTGCTGAAAGAACCCTGGGATATTTTGGTGACCGATTTGAATTTGGCCGATCAGGACGGCGTCTGGCTGTTAAAAGAGAGCAAGAAGCTGGACCCGGAACTGGTGGTCCTGATCATTACCGGCTACGGCTCCGTCGAGTCGGCGGTGGAGGCCCTTCAGCTGGGGGCGGCCGATTACATCCAGAAGCCGTTCAAGTTGGAGACCTTAAAGCTTAAGCTTGATAGGTCCTGGCAGGCGCGGCAGCTGGGCCGGGAAAACCGCCTTTTGAAGAGGGACCTGGCCCTTTACCAGATCTACGATCTGTTCATGGGAAGCCCCGACCGCGAGAAACTGCTGAACATCGCCCTGCAGTCGCTTAACCATATAATCGGGAATGCCGGAATTAAAATAAAACTGAATGACGGCACCCAAAAGAGCAACCCGGAATGGAAGGATGATTACGAACTGTACGCCCTCCAGGCCTCGCTGGAATCCAAGGGCACCAAGCACGGGATGATCTATCTGAAGCCGATGGAGGGAGAACTGACCCCGGACCAGCGCACCGGGCTGGCCCTGCTGGCAAAGAATGTTTCACTGGCGCTACAGAACCTGGAGCTGATGAACAGCTTAAAGGAAAGGATGGAACAGCTGGAGGCCCAGCGGGCCGACCTGCTGGATTCCTATAAATACGCTGTTCTGGGGGAGATCTCCTCCAGCCTGGTGCATGAGATGAAAAATCCCCTGTCGGCCATCACCCTGGGAGTGGAATATTTAGGGATGTGCATCGCCAGCGACGACAAACTCCAGAAGGCGCTGGCAAGCATCTCCAAATCGGTGGAGCGCCTCAATATGATATTGGAGAACCTGTCGCTGTATAGCAGGGGTTCCTCGGACACCAAAAGCACCGCCCTGTTATCGGACATCGTCAAAAAAGCGGCGGGGCTAGTCAATTATTACCTGGCCGGAAAGAAGGTTAAGCTGGAGGTCAACAACGGCGAGTACGAAAAACCGGTGATGGTCAATCAGGGGCAGATCCAGCAGGCGCTGGTGGGTCTGATGGTTTTTCAAAGCAAGAAACTGGACAAGGGGGGCGACCTTAAGATCGCCGTCAAACATCAGGATGATGAGATGGCGATAACCATGCACAGCCCTTCGCTGGTGATCGACCAGGCGGAACTGGCCGGGCTGATGGAGACGGCCCAGATGTCCTGGGAGCCGGGGCGGGATCTGTCCTTAAATCTGGCCCGCAAACTGCTGGAGGAGAATAATTGCCGCCTTCAGGTTAAAAGCAGTCCGGACCGGGGCACCGAATTTGAGATGAACTTTACCCAACGTCATTAA